One Nitrospira sp. DNA window includes the following coding sequences:
- a CDS encoding Methylglutaconyl-CoA hydratase, translated as MGGFTTVTVKSDGNIARVTLDRPERRNAIDGVMGTELREAFEGLAQEQALRAVLLAAKGEVFCAGADIKWMQSTAPISETQARDDAQRLTSMFRAIDDCPCPVIGLVQGPAFGGGVGLMALCDMVVAAEDATFSLSEARLGLVPAIIAPFLLRKAGESFLRRYCLSGETFTASTASKFGLVHDVVQPDDLEDRAAELIDAILRLAPQAVRESKALIQKMLHLSDEDRRAVCAETNARARCAPEAREGLQAFLEKRLPSWAKQQAAQQTQETQRSQDVAAGRT; from the coding sequence ATGGGGGGATTTACGACCGTCACAGTGAAATCGGACGGCAACATCGCCCGCGTCACCCTCGACCGACCTGAACGGCGCAACGCCATCGACGGTGTGATGGGGACGGAGCTGCGTGAAGCCTTCGAAGGGCTGGCACAGGAACAGGCTCTCCGGGCGGTCCTGCTCGCCGCGAAGGGGGAGGTGTTCTGTGCCGGAGCCGACATCAAGTGGATGCAATCCACTGCACCGATCTCCGAAACCCAGGCCAGGGATGACGCGCAGCGCCTCACCTCCATGTTTCGCGCCATCGACGACTGTCCTTGCCCGGTCATCGGCCTGGTACAGGGACCGGCCTTCGGGGGCGGGGTGGGACTCATGGCGCTCTGCGATATGGTCGTGGCGGCGGAAGATGCGACCTTTTCGCTCAGCGAGGCCAGACTCGGCTTGGTCCCCGCAATCATCGCGCCCTTTCTCCTGCGCAAGGCGGGAGAATCGTTTCTCCGCCGTTACTGCCTGAGCGGCGAAACCTTCACCGCCTCGACGGCGAGCAAATTCGGGCTCGTGCACGATGTCGTTCAGCCGGACGACCTGGAGGACAGGGCGGCCGAATTGATCGACGCCATCTTGCGTCTCGCTCCCCAAGCGGTCCGGGAGAGCAAAGCCCTGATACAGAAGATGCTCCACCTGTCCGATGAAGATCGTCGGGCGGTTTGTGCGGAAACCAACGCGCGTGCCCGTTGTGCTCCCGAGGCCCGGGAGGGGCTGCAGGCATTTCTGGAAAAGCGGCTGCCCTCGTGGGCCAAGCAGCAGGCGGCACAGCAAACTCAGGAGACTCAGAGGTCACAGGATGTTGCAGCAGGACGGACATAA